The Bacillota bacterium genome contains the following window.
CTTCAAGAATTGCAGGAGTTTCACCTGCGGACATCACGGTACTTATGATATACCTAGAGAAGAAATAATATGAAAAAAGGGCGCAAGGGAGGCACATGTATAACGATGGACAATGACCTTGAAAGCATGCTTTTAAAGGGGGCAGAAGAATTTGGAGTAAGGCTGGATAAAGGTCAGGTAGATAAGTTCTTTATGTATATGGAGCTTTTAAAAACATGGAATGAAAAGGTAAATCTTACATCTATAAAAGAAGACAGAGATATCATAGTAAAGCATTTTATTGATTCTCTGAGCATTCTCCCATATATACTTCCTTATAAAAATAGTAAAAGCTCCAGGCTGATAGATATAGGTACAGGGGCGGGTTTCCCTGGTATACCCTTAAAAATTGCATGTAATGAACTGGATATAACACTGCTAGATTCTGTTGAGAAAAAAGTTAAATTTCTTGAAGAATGTATAGATTCCCTTAAGCTAAGCAAGATTAAGGCTTTCCATGGGAGGGCAGAGGATTACGGCAATAACCCTCTTTATAGAGAGAAGTTTGATATATCTACGGCAAGGGCTGTGGCAAATTTGCCTGTGTTATTGGAATACTGCCTTCCCTTTGTCCGAATCGGGGGAATATTTATTGCAATGAAAGGAAAAAGCTCTGACGAAGTAAAAGATTCTATGAATGCGATGGATATACTTGGGGGCAAAATTGAAATTATAAAGCAAATAACTTTACCCTTTTCTGATAATAAAAGAAATATAATTATTATAAAAAAGTTTCGACAAATTCCTGCAAAATATCCCAGAAAAGCAGGAAAACCATCGAAGATGCCGTTGATATAACGGCTATAATGCAGTAAAATAGCACTTTATAGCG
Protein-coding sequences here:
- the rsmG gene encoding 16S rRNA (guanine(527)-N(7))-methyltransferase RsmG, which translates into the protein MDNDLESMLLKGAEEFGVRLDKGQVDKFFMYMELLKTWNEKVNLTSIKEDRDIIVKHFIDSLSILPYILPYKNSKSSRLIDIGTGAGFPGIPLKIACNELDITLLDSVEKKVKFLEECIDSLKLSKIKAFHGRAEDYGNNPLYREKFDISTARAVANLPVLLEYCLPFVRIGGIFIAMKGKSSDEVKDSMNAMDILGGKIEIIKQITLPFSDNKRNIIIIKKFRQIPAKYPRKAGKPSKMPLI